From the Salinimicrobium tongyeongense genome, one window contains:
- a CDS encoding sodium:solute symporter family protein, which translates to MATLDVSIILLYIAVTLGVGIYVSKKASKGLDSYFLGGKSIKWYYLGLSNGSGMFDVSGTAWMVGILFLYGVKSFMFMWMWPVWNQVFIMMFLAVWIRRSKVMTGSEWILTRFGDDKAGRASHFIVAVFAVVAAIGFIAYFFEGVGKFMTVILPWDMAINLSGYEILASEQCYALIIILLTTIYTIKGGMFSVVATEVLQYLIMVVAGILVTVYTFISLTDTQITAIIPEEWKNIFFGWQLETFWNGKEESFNHLIDTQGYKMFGAFIGMTLFKGFFASVAGPTPSYDMQRILSTRTVKDAAYMSGFTNLVLFVPRYLLISGIVVLALVFIAPQLAGSDGINGNDLEILLPQVINNHIPVGIRGLLLAGLLAAFMSTFSAFVNAGPAYIVNDIYKKYYKPNATDNHYVKVSHLSSFLVVVLGVIMGFFAESINSITLWITSALYGGYVASNFLKWIWWRFNGWGYFWGMLSGLIIATLQFLLDFNKDNFTPGSVLFESAHIPAIYLFPIIFLVSLAGCIFGTILSKPTDSKTLNEFYTNVRPWGWWKPVRSTIRAEGVNIEKNKDFNLDMLNCIIGIIWQSSMILMPIFFVVRDYPKALTSLAVFLVTTIILKFTWLDKIKKYKE; encoded by the coding sequence ATGGCGACTCTTGATGTAAGTATAATTTTACTCTATATAGCAGTAACGCTGGGAGTAGGAATTTACGTTTCCAAAAAAGCTTCTAAAGGGCTGGATTCTTATTTTCTTGGAGGAAAATCAATAAAATGGTATTACCTCGGGCTAAGTAATGGGTCTGGAATGTTTGATGTTTCAGGAACGGCCTGGATGGTAGGGATACTCTTCTTATATGGTGTCAAAAGTTTTATGTTCATGTGGATGTGGCCGGTATGGAACCAAGTGTTTATAATGATGTTCCTCGCCGTTTGGATAAGGCGTTCAAAAGTTATGACAGGATCAGAATGGATTCTCACCCGGTTTGGAGATGATAAAGCAGGACGGGCTTCACATTTTATTGTCGCAGTCTTTGCCGTTGTGGCTGCCATAGGTTTTATTGCCTATTTTTTTGAAGGAGTAGGAAAGTTCATGACTGTAATTCTACCCTGGGATATGGCTATTAATTTGAGTGGATATGAAATATTAGCTTCGGAACAATGCTATGCATTAATCATAATTTTGCTTACAACAATATATACCATAAAGGGTGGTATGTTCTCTGTTGTGGCTACCGAGGTACTGCAATATTTGATTATGGTAGTGGCAGGAATTTTAGTTACCGTATATACTTTCATCTCTTTAACAGATACCCAGATTACAGCAATTATTCCTGAAGAATGGAAAAATATATTTTTTGGCTGGCAGCTGGAAACCTTTTGGAATGGGAAGGAAGAGAGCTTTAACCATCTTATAGATACCCAGGGTTACAAAATGTTTGGGGCTTTTATTGGGATGACTCTTTTTAAAGGTTTCTTTGCCAGTGTTGCAGGACCTACCCCAAGTTACGATATGCAGCGTATTCTTTCTACAAGAACTGTAAAGGACGCTGCTTACATGAGTGGGTTTACAAATCTGGTGCTTTTTGTGCCGCGATATCTGCTTATTAGTGGTATAGTTGTACTGGCATTGGTTTTTATTGCTCCTCAATTGGCGGGTTCGGACGGCATTAATGGTAATGATTTGGAAATTCTACTTCCGCAGGTAATCAATAATCATATTCCTGTTGGAATAAGAGGATTGCTCCTGGCAGGCCTTTTGGCCGCATTTATGTCTACATTTTCAGCCTTTGTTAACGCCGGGCCTGCTTATATTGTAAATGACATTTATAAGAAATATTACAAGCCTAATGCTACAGATAATCATTATGTCAAGGTATCCCACTTATCCTCTTTCTTAGTAGTAGTATTGGGGGTGATAATGGGTTTTTTTGCAGAGTCCATAAATTCTATAACGCTCTGGATAACAAGTGCATTATATGGGGGTTATGTGGCTTCCAATTTTCTGAAATGGATATGGTGGCGATTTAATGGCTGGGGATATTTTTGGGGGATGCTCTCCGGGCTAATTATAGCAACTTTACAGTTCTTGCTCGATTTTAATAAAGATAACTTTACACCTGGTTCTGTTTTATTTGAGTCAGCTCATATCCCGGCAATTTATCTCTTCCCGATAATATTCCTGGTTTCTTTGGCAGGCTGTATATTTGGAACAATTTTGAGCAAACCTACCGATTCTAAAACGTTAAATGAATTTTATACCAATGTAAGGCCGTGGGGGTGGTGGAAACCTGTAAGGAGTACGATTCGAGCAGAGGGAGTAAATATTGAAAAAAATAAAGATTTTAACCTTGATATGCTTAATTGTATCATTGGTATAATCTGGCAATCTTCAATGATTCTAATGCCCATTTTTTTTGTGGTGAGAGATTATCCAAAGGCGTTAACATCTTTAGCTGTTTTTCTAGTAACCACTATTATTCTCAAGTTTACCTGGTTGGACAAAATTAAAAAATACAAAGAATGA
- a CDS encoding glycoside hydrolase family 130 protein, protein MNSNTIIPWQEKPAGAQNVMWRYNENPIIGRYAIPSSNSIFNSAVVPFKDGYAGVFRCDNKSVQMNIFAGFSKDGLTWDIEHEPIHFNPGNTDMIDSDYKYDPRVTFIEDRYWITWCNGYHGPTIGIGYTFDFKEFFQCENAFLPFNRNGVLFPKKINGKYAMLSRPSDNSHTPFGDIYISYSPDMKYWGEHRCVMKVSPFEQSAWQCTKIGAGPVPILTEEGWLLFYHGVINTCNGFRYSVGAAILDEEQPDKVKFRTQPYLLAPSEIYELTGDVPNVLFPCAALHSTEEDKLALYYGAADTVTALAFGKISEIIDFIKTNSL, encoded by the coding sequence ATGAACTCAAATACTATTATCCCCTGGCAAGAAAAGCCGGCAGGTGCACAAAACGTTATGTGGCGGTACAATGAGAACCCAATAATTGGCAGGTATGCCATACCCAGTTCAAATAGTATCTTTAATAGTGCAGTGGTTCCCTTTAAAGACGGCTATGCTGGAGTTTTTCGTTGTGATAATAAATCGGTTCAAATGAACATATTTGCCGGATTTAGTAAAGATGGACTTACCTGGGATATTGAACATGAACCTATTCATTTCAATCCGGGGAATACCGACATGATTGATTCCGATTACAAATATGACCCAAGGGTTACATTTATTGAAGACAGATACTGGATTACCTGGTGTAATGGTTATCATGGTCCTACTATAGGGATAGGCTACACTTTTGATTTTAAGGAATTTTTTCAGTGTGAAAATGCTTTCCTTCCGTTTAATCGTAATGGGGTTCTTTTTCCGAAGAAAATAAACGGAAAGTACGCAATGTTGAGTCGCCCCAGCGATAATAGTCATACCCCTTTTGGAGATATTTATATTAGCTACAGCCCAGACATGAAGTACTGGGGGGAGCATAGGTGTGTTATGAAAGTGTCACCATTTGAGCAAAGTGCATGGCAGTGTACCAAAATAGGAGCCGGTCCAGTTCCCATTCTTACAGAAGAAGGATGGCTTCTATTTTATCACGGGGTAATAAACACATGTAACGGCTTCAGGTATTCTGTAGGTGCGGCAATTTTAGATGAAGAGCAACCCGACAAAGTGAAGTTTAGAACCCAGCCATATCTTCTTGCACCTTCAGAAATCTATGAGCTAACAGGCGATGTGCCAAACGTCTTGTTTCCATGCGCAGCTTTACATTCTACAGAAGAAGACAAACTTGCACTTTATTACGGAGCAGCCGATACAGTTACTGCTCTTGCCTTCGGAAAAATATCTGAAATTATTGACTTTATAAAAACCAATAGCTTATAA
- a CDS encoding carbohydrate-binding family 9-like protein, giving the protein MKSRYLLLLIFLLLSYINFSQTGGVPKSYIAYETIDAIHIDGKADEKSWNEAVFSDEFVDIEGYKKPKFQTRMKMLYDDTYLYFYAKMEEPHIWGTLKQRDTVIFYNNDFEIFIDPDGDTHNYLEFEVNALNTVWDLFISKPYREPGHIVDSWDIQGLKSAVFIKGSLNNPTDEDAFWSVEVAIPWDVLTEANTHTGIPKNEFWRINFSRVNWDHEIQDNTYSRKKDKEGNYLPEYNWVWSPQHVINMHEPEKWGYVYFSEKAVGEVDEFVIPEEEHIKWWLYNLYRKQKNYFQKNGKWAPNLKALSTSLPSLNGFHFNPTYEQHLSGWNISVKSPYSDDILLIKEDGKFVKL; this is encoded by the coding sequence ATGAAAAGTCGATATTTGCTTTTACTAATTTTTTTGCTTTTGTCGTATATAAATTTTTCACAAACAGGTGGAGTTCCAAAGTCTTACATTGCATATGAAACAATAGATGCTATTCATATTGATGGTAAGGCTGATGAAAAATCATGGAATGAAGCTGTTTTTAGTGATGAATTTGTAGATATAGAGGGATATAAGAAACCCAAATTCCAGACCCGAATGAAAATGTTGTACGACGATACCTACCTCTACTTCTATGCAAAAATGGAAGAACCCCATATTTGGGGAACTTTAAAACAAAGGGATACGGTTATTTTCTACAATAATGATTTTGAGATATTTATAGATCCCGATGGTGATACCCATAATTATCTAGAATTTGAAGTAAATGCGTTGAATACTGTGTGGGATCTTTTTATTTCAAAGCCCTATCGTGAACCTGGTCACATCGTGGACAGCTGGGATATACAAGGTCTAAAATCGGCTGTTTTTATTAAAGGAAGTCTAAACAATCCTACAGATGAAGATGCCTTTTGGAGTGTAGAGGTGGCTATTCCATGGGATGTTCTTACTGAAGCAAATACTCATACAGGAATTCCCAAAAATGAGTTTTGGAGAATAAATTTTTCCAGGGTCAACTGGGATCATGAGATTCAGGACAATACCTACTCAAGGAAAAAAGACAAGGAGGGAAATTACTTACCCGAATATAACTGGGTATGGTCTCCTCAACATGTCATCAATATGCATGAACCGGAGAAATGGGGATATGTATATTTCTCGGAGAAAGCCGTAGGTGAGGTTGATGAGTTTGTTATTCCTGAAGAGGAACATATTAAATGGTGGTTATACAATCTTTACCGTAAACAAAAAAATTACTTCCAGAAAAATGGTAAGTGGGCACCCAATCTCAAAGCTCTTTCTACTTCGCTACCATCTTTAAATGGTTTCCACTTTAATCCCACTTATGAACAACATTTAAGTGGCTGGAATATATCTGTAAAAAGTCCTTATTCAGATGATATCCTTTTAATCAAAGAGGATGGTAAATTTGTAAAACTTTAA
- a CDS encoding putative glycoside hydrolase, which yields MKKLSVLFLLLTTSLVSCVNKSEAQQDIKASVDAIDLKQEDFKYWTWITANSDKTDAEYTQEFKKYKENGIDAVLINTETDPEVLRHLVPLAKNEGLEVHAWMFTMNRPGDAVAQQHPEWYVVSRDGKSNYDTRPYVDYYQWLCPTRKDSREHVLSLVEGLAKVEGIESIHLDYIRFPDIFLPIGLLPKYDLEQNEELAEFDFCYCDVCVAEFEKEHHKNPREFENPAIDMEWKQFRLNKIKAVVDDAYKIAKENNLKLTAAVFPYPEMADHMVRQRWDKWNVDMVLPMIYQNFYNEELDWIGFATRQGVKDLEGRNTQLHTGIYVPPLSGEEVSEAIELAKANGARGVSFFDGGALTDDHLKAIKESRDN from the coding sequence ATGAAAAAGCTCAGTGTACTTTTCCTTTTGTTAACGACTTCACTTGTATCGTGTGTGAATAAATCTGAAGCTCAACAAGATATTAAGGCATCTGTTGATGCCATAGATCTTAAACAGGAGGATTTTAAATACTGGACCTGGATTACCGCAAATTCTGATAAAACTGATGCAGAATACACCCAGGAATTTAAAAAATATAAGGAAAATGGTATAGATGCGGTACTCATCAACACAGAGACAGATCCTGAGGTTTTAAGACATTTGGTTCCTCTGGCCAAGAATGAAGGTCTCGAGGTACATGCCTGGATGTTTACTATGAACCGACCAGGAGATGCCGTTGCCCAACAACATCCTGAATGGTATGTGGTGAGCAGGGATGGAAAATCAAATTATGATACGCGCCCCTACGTAGATTATTATCAGTGGTTATGTCCTACCAGAAAAGATTCCAGAGAGCATGTTCTAAGTCTGGTAGAGGGTCTTGCAAAAGTGGAAGGAATAGAAAGTATCCACCTCGATTATATTCGTTTCCCGGATATCTTTCTACCTATTGGACTGCTTCCAAAATATGATTTGGAACAAAATGAGGAATTGGCCGAATTCGATTTCTGTTACTGCGACGTTTGTGTGGCCGAATTTGAAAAAGAACATCACAAAAATCCAAGAGAGTTCGAAAATCCCGCTATTGATATGGAATGGAAACAATTCCGTCTTAATAAAATTAAAGCCGTTGTAGACGACGCTTATAAAATTGCCAAAGAAAATAACCTTAAGCTTACTGCAGCTGTTTTTCCTTACCCCGAAATGGCAGATCATATGGTACGTCAACGCTGGGATAAATGGAATGTAGATATGGTACTTCCAATGATCTATCAAAATTTCTACAATGAAGAACTTGACTGGATAGGCTTTGCTACAAGGCAGGGTGTTAAAGACCTGGAGGGACGAAACACACAGCTACATACAGGAATTTATGTGCCTCCATTGAGTGGAGAAGAAGTTTCAGAAGCAATTGAGTTGGCTAAAGCAAACGGAGCAAGGGGAGTTTCCTTTTTTGATGGAGGAGCTTTGACAGATGACCACTTGAAAGCTATAAAAGAATCAAGAGATAATTAA
- a CDS encoding GH92 family glycosyl hydrolase, whose protein sequence is MYRLLPLILIFLSLNSFAQEKRLVEYVNPFIGTDGPGNTYPGATVPFGMVQLSPDIGIPGWDRIAGYFYQDSIISGFSHMHLSGTGAGDLYDILVMPVNSRFNERIEENNFKPFSKFSHQQEEASPGYYNVELLDYGITAELTATRRTGIHRYTFPEDKNTTIHIDLGYSINWDRPTETYFNVVNDSLIEGYRKSTGWAEDQRVYFVMKFSKPFKAFDLFQNEQRTGNPVEDANTRVEVHYSTQSNEQVVIKTGFSTAGIEGAYKSIKEEAPHFNFDTYKKAAGKIWESELQKIKIETPDENKKAVFYTMMYHSMLAPTLLSDPSGNYKAPNHQIENSKDFDRYDTFSLWDTFRAAHPLYTIIQQEKVPHFINSLLAHYKETGLLPVWSMQGNETNMMLGYHAVPVVVDAYFKGFSFDADLAYEACKASAMANDRSIDVYRKYGYVPAGDENEDWSVSKTLEYAYDDWCIAMFAKDLGKAEDYEYFLERSKNWKNLYDQESSFFRPKDKKNNFISPFLPKEYSRFFSESNAWQYFWFVPHDINSLKKATGGTERFIQKLDSMFNFHPTTNDVLPIFSTGMIGQYAHGNEPSHHVAYLYNYTDRPSEGQKLIRQILNTQYRNEPNGHCGNEDCGQMSSWFIFSAMGFYPVNPAQGIYELGSPLFKEAVVKLPGGKEFIIKAKDFDNDKVYVKAVKLNGKKLNRTYITHSEITAGGLLEFYMSAKPEDKNFNVKNVPQANKVYR, encoded by the coding sequence ATGTACAGACTATTGCCTTTAATCCTGATTTTTCTTTCTCTGAATTCATTTGCTCAGGAAAAGAGATTGGTAGAATATGTAAATCCTTTTATAGGAACAGATGGCCCGGGAAATACATATCCCGGGGCAACTGTTCCCTTCGGAATGGTTCAGTTAAGTCCGGATATCGGGATTCCGGGATGGGATCGAATCGCCGGATATTTTTATCAGGATTCCATTATTAGTGGATTTTCTCATATGCACCTTTCAGGTACCGGAGCGGGAGATCTTTATGATATTCTTGTAATGCCGGTGAATAGCAGGTTTAATGAAAGGATCGAAGAGAATAATTTTAAACCTTTTTCTAAATTTAGCCATCAACAGGAAGAAGCATCTCCTGGATATTACAATGTAGAGCTTCTGGATTATGGCATTACTGCCGAGCTAACCGCAACAAGAAGAACAGGTATTCACCGCTACACTTTTCCTGAAGATAAAAATACAACGATTCATATAGATTTAGGATACTCTATAAACTGGGACAGACCTACAGAGACTTATTTTAACGTGGTTAACGATTCTCTTATAGAAGGTTATAGAAAATCTACCGGTTGGGCTGAAGATCAACGAGTTTACTTTGTAATGAAATTTTCGAAGCCTTTTAAAGCCTTTGATCTTTTTCAGAATGAGCAAAGAACAGGTAATCCCGTTGAAGATGCAAATACCCGTGTAGAAGTTCACTACAGTACCCAGAGCAATGAACAGGTTGTTATCAAAACAGGATTTTCTACAGCCGGTATAGAGGGGGCTTACAAATCTATAAAGGAGGAAGCACCTCACTTTAATTTTGATACCTACAAGAAAGCGGCTGGAAAAATTTGGGAATCAGAACTTCAAAAAATAAAAATTGAAACTCCTGATGAGAATAAGAAGGCGGTGTTCTACACCATGATGTATCACTCTATGCTTGCACCAACATTGCTAAGTGATCCTTCAGGTAATTACAAAGCTCCTAATCATCAAATAGAAAATTCAAAAGATTTTGATAGATACGATACCTTTTCACTGTGGGATACTTTTAGGGCTGCCCATCCTTTATATACCATAATCCAACAGGAAAAGGTTCCTCATTTCATCAATTCTCTTCTTGCACATTACAAAGAGACCGGTTTATTACCTGTATGGTCTATGCAGGGAAATGAAACTAATATGATGCTGGGGTATCATGCAGTTCCGGTAGTTGTAGATGCCTATTTTAAGGGTTTTAGTTTTGATGCAGATTTGGCTTATGAAGCCTGTAAGGCAAGTGCTATGGCCAATGACCGGAGCATAGATGTCTATCGTAAATATGGGTACGTGCCGGCAGGAGATGAGAATGAAGATTGGTCGGTTTCCAAGACCCTTGAATATGCTTATGATGACTGGTGCATCGCCATGTTTGCCAAAGACCTAGGAAAAGCAGAAGACTATGAGTATTTTTTAGAGCGATCAAAAAATTGGAAAAATCTATACGACCAGGAGAGCAGTTTCTTTAGACCAAAAGATAAAAAAAACAATTTTATATCTCCTTTCCTTCCCAAGGAATACTCCAGGTTCTTTAGTGAAAGTAATGCATGGCAGTATTTCTGGTTTGTACCCCATGACATCAATAGTTTAAAAAAAGCAACAGGTGGCACGGAGCGTTTTATCCAGAAATTGGATTCTATGTTTAACTTCCACCCTACAACAAACGACGTATTACCAATTTTTAGTACTGGAATGATTGGCCAGTACGCCCATGGTAACGAACCTAGCCACCATGTTGCTTATTTGTACAATTATACAGATAGACCTTCTGAAGGACAAAAATTAATAAGGCAAATCCTCAATACCCAATATCGTAACGAGCCCAACGGGCATTGTGGGAATGAAGACTGTGGTCAAATGTCTTCGTGGTTTATTTTTAGCGCCATGGGCTTCTACCCGGTTAATCCTGCACAGGGAATTTATGAACTGGGAAGCCCCCTTTTTAAAGAAGCTGTAGTTAAACTTCCCGGCGGAAAAGAATTCATTATCAAAGCAAAAGATTTTGATAATGATAAAGTGTATGTAAAAGCGGTTAAACTTAACGGAAAGAAACTCAACAGAACCTATATTACCCATTCAGAAATAACTGCGGGAGG